The proteins below are encoded in one region of Hordeum vulgare subsp. vulgare chromosome 3H, MorexV3_pseudomolecules_assembly, whole genome shotgun sequence:
- the LOC123442908 gene encoding auxin-responsive protein IAA2-like: MAWSGFREAAAGESGLELSLGLPAYFTKPAPPPAGAGTSALDGLESTGAGASARQPEGGSYKAKPAVAAAPVVGWPPVRSFRRNLAASKPSSSKEDGRASKDNDVAVRGADEPSGRKGLFVKVNMDGVPIGRKVELKQHGSYAELSATVDNLFRSLLAAQRDTAAAPDAIAGGEYTLVYEDDEGDRMLVGDVPWHMFIVTAKRLRGLKSSDLPASSLTAAGSRKRPAAAADR; encoded by the exons ATGGCGTGGAGCGGGttcagggaggcggcggcgggggagagCGGCCTGGAGCTCAGCCTCGGCCTGCCAGCCTACTTCACCAAGCCGGCACCACCACCAGCAGGAGCAGGTACGTCTGCTTTGGACGGGCTGGAGTCGACCGGCGCCGGTGCTTCTGCTCGCCAACCTGAAGGAGGAAGCTACAAGGCCAA GCCGGCAGTAGCAGCAGCTCCTGTCGTGGGGTGGCCGCCGGTGCGCTCGTTCCGGCGGAACCTGGCCGCCTCCAAGCCGTCGTCGTCcaaggaggacggcagggcaAGCAAAGACAACGACGTCGCCGTCAGGGGCGCCGACGAGCCTTCGGGCCGGAAGGGCCTGTTCGTGAAGGTCAACATGGACGGCGTCCCCATCGGGCGGAAGGTGGAGCTCAAGCAGCACGGCAGCTACGCTGAGCTCTCGGCCACCGTCGACAACCTCTTCCGCAGCCTCCTCGCCG CTCAAAGGGACACCGCCGCTGCCCCCGACGCGATCGCCGGCGGCGAGTACACGCTGGTGTACGAGGACGACGAGGGCGACAGGATGCTGGTTGGGGATGTCCCATGGCA CATGTTCATCGTCACGGCGAAGAGGCTGCGAGGGCTCAAGAGCTCCGACCTGCCGGCCTCGTCG CTTACGGCGGCCGGGAGCAGGAAGAGGCCGGCGGCCGCGGCCGACCGCTGA